The following nucleotide sequence is from Devosia salina.
GAGCGTTCGCGCAGCGGAAAATCGGTCCGGTGGACCGATTTTAGCGAGGAACGCCCGGAGCGCTAGGCGCGTAGGGCCGGACGACGCTTCGGCGAACGCAGTCCCTTATCTCTCCCTTTGGGGAAAAGAGCTTGCCCTCGGGCGTGATCCGAGGGGCGGCCGGAACGCCCGTGAGGGGCCCCTAAGACGGACTCAACATCTGAAACACCACGCCTAACCGGCTCGAAAGACTCAACAAAATGATCCGCCACATCGTTCTCGTCCGCTTCCGTCCCGAGATCACTGCCGCAGAAAAGTCCGCCATCTACGGTGAACTTGAATCTCTGCGTGAACTTGTCCCAGGCTTCCTGGGCATGAGCTATGGTCCCAATGTCTCCCCGGAAGGGCTGCATCAAGGTTTCACCGAGGGTTTCAGCATCGACTTTGTCGACGAAGCGGCCCGCGACGCCTATCTGGTGCATCCCGCCCACAAGGCCGCAGGCGGCCGCCTGGTCGCGGCGCTTGAGGGCGGTCGCGACGGTCTCGTCGTCTTCGATATCGTGGTGTGAGCCGCTAGTCTTCCAGCCGCGTCCAGCCCAGCGAGCCGCGCTGCACCTCAAGGGGGCGATAGTCGCCCTTATAGGCCATCTTGGGCGAGTCCTTCACCCAATAGCCGAGATAGACATAGCTGAGGGCAGCCGAACGCACCTGCTCGATATGGTCGAGAATGAGGAAGGTCCCCAGGCTCCGATGCGCCAAATCGGGATCGTAGAACGAATAGACCATGGAAAGCCCGTCTGGCATCACATCGGTCAGCGCCACTGCCACCAGGGGCTGGTCGGGCAGGTCCTGTAGGCGATACTCGACAAGGATCGATTGGACCGGCGTATCCTCGACCATGTACTCATAGTCCTGGTAGCTCATCTGCGTCATGCCACCACCCGCGTGGCGCGCATCCAGGTAGCGCTTGAACAGCTCGTATTGCTCCAGGGTCGCCACGGTGGGCTGCACGGTCACGCCGATATCGCCATTGTCACGCCGGACGCGACGGAAGCGTTTGTTGGGCGCGAACTCGCCCGCCACGATACGGACCGACTGGCAGGAATTGCAGCCCTCGCAGGCGGGCCGGTAAATCAGGTTCTGGCTGCGGCGGAATCCGTTATCGCTCAGCAACTGGTGCAGCATGGACGCCCGTCGGCCGCTGAGATGCGTGAACAGCTTGCGCTCCATCTTGCCCGGCAGGTAGGGGCAGGGCAGGGCGGCGGTCAGGAAGAGTTGCGTGGTTTCGGGCGTCTGGTCGGTCATTCAAGACCCGCTAATGCAGAGACGGCCAGTGTAACCCTGGCCGCACTCCGCTTCAACGCCTCAAACGTCGTATTGATCCGCCATGCGCATGCGCTGCCAGTGGCGCAGCATCGGCGAGCGGCGCACCATCAGCGTGCCCATGATCAGGTCGTGGATCATCTGCCGGCGCGGCGTGAACAGCGCGAACAGCAGCGTCACCGGCCAGCAGATCCAGATGGTGATCCAGAACACCAGCGCGTGCAGCACCGCCATCCAACCGTCGAGCGGTTGGCCGCGCGTCGGCGTCAGCACGATATCCATCATCTGCATGCCCACGGTCGCCCGGCGCGGGGAGCCCAGCGTGGCCGCGTAGTAGAGGATAATGGCGGCCGGAACCGCGAAGACCAGCGACACCCAGGCCAGCCCGAAGGTGAAGAACCCTAATATCGCCCCGACCAGCGTGATCGCGAACACGATCACGCTCATCAGCACCACGTCGACGAGATAGGCCGTGGCCCGTCGCGTCAGCAGCCCGTCGAACAGTTCCGGGGCCGTGGCAGGGTCTGGAAGGGCGGGGCGTGCAGCAAAATCCTGTGTCATGGATCAACAGATTGTCATGGCCGTACCGGCTTGCAAGAGGCGGCGGCCAGAAAAGCCACAATCGTGGACTTGAAGATATTAGGCGTGTCTAATATATCTGCGAAAGGACAGTTTCGAGGCCACACAGGATCATGAGCAATATCGTTTGTACCCACTGCAATGCCATCAATCGTGTCGATGCCGAACGCGACGCGCTGGCCGCCAAGTGCGGGAAATGCGGTGAGCCGCTGTTTGCTGGCGAGCCGGCCGATCTCGCCTCTGAGGCCCTCGAACGGCAGATCGCGCGGTCAGACGTTCCGGTGCTCGTCGATGTCTGGGCACCCTGGTGCGGGCCCTGCCGCATGATGGCGCCCGAATTCGAGAAGGCCGCCGACGTGCTGGAGCCGCGCGTCCGCTTCACCAAGCTCAACTCGGACGAGAACCAGGCCCTGTCCGCGCGCCTTGGTATTCGCGGCATCCCCACCATGATCCTCTATGCCGATGGCAAGGAAAAGGCCCGCACCTCCGGCGCCATGCCCGCCAGCCAGATCGTGCAATGGGTGTCGGGCAACCTCTGCAAGAGCTGATCGCGGAAGCTTAGGGGACGCGGGCATGCCGGTGCGGGCGTTTTTGCGCCCGGCGCCGCGACCTGATGCGTTGCCGCTGCTGGGCAGAACGCGCGAAGGGCGCTAGTCTGGAGGTCTCGCATTATTCGAGTCGCCGGCTAGCGTTTCCGCCAAGGTGACCCGTCGGATTCCTGGTCATGCCTGCACCCGCCTCTTCGTCCGCGCCGCTGACGCATCAGCCTCTGCGTGGTCTCGTCCTCATTCTGGGCGCCACCTTGCTGTTCGCCTACAATGACACCACCAACAAGCTGCTCATCACCGAGTACAATGTGCCCATGGTGGCGGCCATCCGCTATATCGGCCATTGCCTGCTGATGCTGGCCATCGTCGCCCCGATACATGGCCGCGAAATGGTGCGGACGCAGCGCACAGGCCTGGTGTTGGTGCGGGCTGCCAGCCTTGCGCTGGGCTCTTTCCTGGTCAGCCTGGCACTGCAGCGCATGCCGGTGGCCGAAACCACGGCCATTGTCTATCTCGGCCCGGTGCTGGTGGTTCTGCTCTCAGGACCGCTGCTCAAGGAGAAGGTTGGCCCCGCTGCCTGGGTTGCGGCTCTTGTCGGCTTTGCTGGCGTCTTGCTGATCGCCCGGCCGGGCGGTGGGCTCGACCCTTTAGGGGTCGTCTTCGTACTGGGCAATGTGGTCGTTGCCACAGCTTACAACCTGCTCTCGCGGGTGCTGGCCCATACCGAGCGGACCATGGCAATGCTGTTCTATTCGGCCTTGGTCGGCGCCATCGGTTTCGGCATCTTTCTGCCTTGGACCCTGCATGGCGTGGCGCCGACACCGATGCAGGTCGTGCTGTTCATCGGGCTTGGGGTGTCGGCCTGGCTGGGGCACTATCTCTTCACCCAGTCTTATCGCTATGCGCCGGCCGCGCTGGTGGCGCCGATGACCTATATGCATCTGGTCTGGGCCGGGACGCTGGGCTGGCTGGTTTTCGGCCATGCGCCCGAGCCTCCGGCCCTCGCGGGCATGGGGCTGGTGGCGATGGCCGGCATTGTCAGCGCCGTGCGGCCGCGGCGGGGCAAGCGCCCGGCTCAGCTGATTGCCGAAGCCGGGACCACGGAACGGGCGGGCTAGGCGCTCACCGCAACAGGCTCAGCCACCCAGCTTGCGGGCCATTTCCAGGGCATAGTATGTGAGCACGCCATCGGCGCCAGCCCGCTTGAAGGCCCAGAGGCTTTCCAGCACGGCTGCGTCGCGATTGATCGCCCCGGCGGCGCCCGCCATCTCGATCATCGCGTATTCCCCGCTCACCTGATAGGCGTAGATCGGCACGTTGAACGTGTCCGCCGCCCGGCGCACCACGTCGAGATAGGGCAGGCCGGGCTTGATCATGACGCTGTCAGCGCCTTCGGCAATGTCCTGCTCGATCTCACGCAGGGCTTCGTCCGAATTGGCGTAGTCCATCTGGTAGGTGCGCTTGTCGCCCTTCAACCGGCTCCCGGAGCCGACTGCCTCGCGGAACGGACCGTAGAAGCAGGAGGCGTATTTTGCCGCATAGGACATGATCTGCACATGCTCGAAGCCCCCCGCATCGAGCGCCGCTCGAATGGCTGCCACGCGCCCATCCATCATGTCCGACGGGGCGATGATGTCGGCGCCTGAACTGGCCTGGACGAGAGCTGATCGGACCATGACCTCCACCGTCTCGTCGTTGAGGATTTCGCCGTCCCGCACCAGCCCGTCCTGGCCGTCGCTGGAATATTCGTCCAGCGCCACATCGGCGATCAGCCCGATCTCGGGCACCGCCGATTTGATCGCGCTCAGCGCCCGGCACATCAGATTATCCGGGTTGTAGGCCTCGCTCGCGCTCTCCGATCGCAGATGATCGGGCGTATTGGGAAAGATTGCCAGCGCCGGAATGCCGGCATCGCGCGCTTGGCGTGCCGCCTCGACCATCAGGTCGATCGAGAGCCGTTCCACCCCCGGCATGGTCTTGATCTGCGTCTTCTCGTTCTGTCCCTCGATGACGAAGAGCGGCCAGATCAGGTCGCGCGGCAAGAGTTCGGTCTCGCGCACCATGGCCCGGCTCCATTCCGCTTGGCGCAGGCGGCGCAACCGGCGCCCGCCGAGGAAGGACATGTCGTGCCGAGGCCAGTTCTGGGTCATGGTGCTCTCCTTGTGAGTTCTAGTTAACAGCGACGGGACCGGCCTCCAAGCCACTGCTTGTCGCAGGCCCCTTGCCGCGCTATCACACGGCCATGCTGTTCCAGGCTCCCAATTTGTCGCTCTATGTGCGGATCGTTGCCATTCTGGCGCTGATCCTTGGGTTGAGCGATGCCGCGCGCCTGTTGGGTGTCAATCTGGGGGCGACCAGCCCGATCACCGCGATGGGCTTCACCTCCTTCACCTTCCTTGCGGCGTTCTGCCTTGCCCGACTGTTTGCGGCGGTGGGTTTGTGGATCAAGGCGAGCTGGGGAGCCGTGCTGCTGGTGGGGGCGACGACGCTGGAACTGGCGCTCTACCTATCTGGCAATCCCGACATCCGGATGAGCGTGTTCGGTTTTGGTGTCCGGCTGGTCCTGTTGGCCGCCATCGTCCTTATCTTTGCCCTCAGCCTGCGCTTCACCCGCGCCCAGGCCGACTGACGATTGGTCTGGCGGCACAGCCCGGGCGCTGTTAACGCTCGGGAATGGTTACAAGTTTCTCACCTGCAGTAAGGCGCCATTAAGCCAAATTCTCATTGCATTCCAGTAAGATAGTTTTAAGCGTATGGCTTAGGGCGATCTTAGTTGGGCAGCCGTAGTTTGGCCTCATGAGATGCGAAAAATCGCACGTTGGATAAACAGTGAGGCACAAATGGCAATCAAGTCGAACGCGGCCGAGGCGCTTACCCCGGAACGTAGTGAAGGTCTCAAGCCCCTTTATCTGGAGGCCGTTGCACGTGTCGAACGTCTGCATCGCCGCCTGCTCGACCTGATCAAGGACGAATTCGACCGTATGGGCTGGGACGACATCAACCCCGTCCAGGCGCTGCTCATGTTCAATATCGGCGATGCTGAACTGACCGCCGGCGAACTGCGCTCCCGCGGCTACTATCTCGGCTCGAACGTCTCGTACAATCTCAAGAAGCTGGTCGAGACCGGCTACATCTTCCAGGAACGCTCGCGTACCGATCGCCGTTCGGTTCGCATCAAGCTGACACCCAAGGGTGAGGAGGTGGCCGAAGTCATCGACGAACTCTATGACCGCCACCTGAAGTCGATCGACAAGGTCGGCGGCCTGGGCGACGAGGAATTCGACGGCCTCAACAAGGCTCTCGCCCGTCTCGAACGCTTCTGGGTCGATCAGATCCTGTACAAACTCTAGTCGTCCTCGCGCAGGACAAAACAATCGGCAGATGGCGGCATGTGTTGCCTCCATGCCACAACTGCCTGGAAGACGCCGGCCGCGAGGCCGGCGTTTCTTATTTGTGCCGCAAAGCACATGCAGCCCAGATTACCTGGTTGGAAACCATTTGCTGGCATGGCTAGGGCTCCGCCGGGTTCACAAGACGTTGACAGACGTTGCGAAGCACCCCGGGGCACGCTAGTCGCCAAGGCAAAATGGCGGGCGAATTCTAAGGTGGTTGAATGCGGCTGACGCGACGTAATTTTATCCGGTCCATGGCACTTGCCGGCGCCTCGGCTGCGGTACCGGCCTGGGCGCAGGATTCTGTGTTCGACATGATGCAGCGCAGCCGCATCATCAATGAGGCCGATCCCAACAGCAACACGGCGGCGGCCGCGGCGACCATCGCCACCAATGAGCCGATCCTGTCCTTCGACACGCTGCACAACCTGCAGCTCGCCATCTCGCAATATGAACCCTTCGTCGCCGCTGGCGGCTGGGAGGAAATCCCGCAGCGGGCGTTCAAGCTCAATCTGGGCAAGTCCGATCCGGCGGTGGTGCAGCTCAAGCGTCGTCTCATATCCTCCGGCGACATGCCGCTGGTCGAGTTCGCCAGTGACATGTTCGACGCCGATACCGATCGCGCCGTGCGCGTCTTCCAGGCCCGCCACGGGCTGATCGTCAACGGCTGGATCGATGAAGCGACCTGGTACGCCCTGAACGTGCCCGCCGCCACACGCCTGCAGCAGCTCTACCTCAATTACACCCGCGTCCAGAACATGGCTCCGAACCTGTCCGAGCGCTACGTGGTGGTCAATATTCCCGCCGCGACCATCGAAGCGGTGGGCGGCGGCATGGTCGAGCAACGCCACACCGCGGTGGTCGGCCGGGTCGAGCGCGCCACGCCGATCCTGGCCAGCAAGATCCACCAGGTCAATTTCAACCCCTATTGGCATGTGCCCAAGTCCCTGGTCCGCCAGGACCTGACCAAGTACATGCTGGAAGATCCGCAATATCTGGCCAAGCAGAACATCTTCATCTACGACGGCAGCGGCAACACCATCGATCCGGCGACCATTGATTGGGCCAATATCACGGATGCCCAGGTAAACTACATGTATCGCCAGGAGCCGGGCGCCGAAAACTCCATGGGGCATTGCAAGATCAATTTCTTCAATCCCTACGACGTCTACCTGCACGACACCCCATCCAAGGCGCTGTTTGGCGAAAATGCGCGCTTCCACTCGTCTGGATGTGTGCGTGTCGATGGTGTCAACGAACTGGTGGCCTGGCTGCTGCGCGACAATGGCGACTGGGACCAGACCCGCGTGGACAGCACCTTCGACTCGCTCGAACGCCTCGACGTGAACCTCTCCTCGCA
It contains:
- the trxC gene encoding thioredoxin TrxC; protein product: MSNIVCTHCNAINRVDAERDALAAKCGKCGEPLFAGEPADLASEALERQIARSDVPVLVDVWAPWCGPCRMMAPEFEKAADVLEPRVRFTKLNSDENQALSARLGIRGIPTMILYADGKEKARTSGAMPASQIVQWVSGNLCKS
- a CDS encoding Dabb family protein, which gives rise to MIRHIVLVRFRPEITAAEKSAIYGELESLRELVPGFLGMSYGPNVSPEGLHQGFTEGFSIDFVDEAARDAYLVHPAHKAAGGRLVAALEGGRDGLVVFDIVV
- a CDS encoding RDD family protein codes for the protein MTQDFAARPALPDPATAPELFDGLLTRRATAYLVDVVLMSVIVFAITLVGAILGFFTFGLAWVSLVFAVPAAIILYYAATLGSPRRATVGMQMMDIVLTPTRGQPLDGWMAVLHALVFWITIWICWPVTLLFALFTPRRQMIHDLIMGTLMVRRSPMLRHWQRMRMADQYDV
- a CDS encoding DMT family transporter; this encodes MPAPASSSAPLTHQPLRGLVLILGATLLFAYNDTTNKLLITEYNVPMVAAIRYIGHCLLMLAIVAPIHGREMVRTQRTGLVLVRAASLALGSFLVSLALQRMPVAETTAIVYLGPVLVVLLSGPLLKEKVGPAAWVAALVGFAGVLLIARPGGGLDPLGVVFVLGNVVVATAYNLLSRVLAHTERTMAMLFYSALVGAIGFGIFLPWTLHGVAPTPMQVVLFIGLGVSAWLGHYLFTQSYRYAPAALVAPMTYMHLVWAGTLGWLVFGHAPEPPALAGMGLVAMAGIVSAVRPRRGKRPAQLIAEAGTTERAG
- a CDS encoding L,D-transpeptidase family protein, whose product is MRLTRRNFIRSMALAGASAAVPAWAQDSVFDMMQRSRIINEADPNSNTAAAAATIATNEPILSFDTLHNLQLAISQYEPFVAAGGWEEIPQRAFKLNLGKSDPAVVQLKRRLISSGDMPLVEFASDMFDADTDRAVRVFQARHGLIVNGWIDEATWYALNVPAATRLQQLYLNYTRVQNMAPNLSERYVVVNIPAATIEAVGGGMVEQRHTAVVGRVERATPILASKIHQVNFNPYWHVPKSLVRQDLTKYMLEDPQYLAKQNIFIYDGSGNTIDPATIDWANITDAQVNYMYRQEPGAENSMGHCKINFFNPYDVYLHDTPSKALFGENARFHSSGCVRVDGVNELVAWLLRDNGDWDQTRVDSTFDSLERLDVNLSSQMPIHTTYITAWANRQGTVSFRDDVYKFDEEGKVSFT
- the hemB gene encoding porphobilinogen synthase; its protein translation is MTQNWPRHDMSFLGGRRLRRLRQAEWSRAMVRETELLPRDLIWPLFVIEGQNEKTQIKTMPGVERLSIDLMVEAARQARDAGIPALAIFPNTPDHLRSESASEAYNPDNLMCRALSAIKSAVPEIGLIADVALDEYSSDGQDGLVRDGEILNDETVEVMVRSALVQASSGADIIAPSDMMDGRVAAIRAALDAGGFEHVQIMSYAAKYASCFYGPFREAVGSGSRLKGDKRTYQMDYANSDEALREIEQDIAEGADSVMIKPGLPYLDVVRRAADTFNVPIYAYQVSGEYAMIEMAGAAGAINRDAAVLESLWAFKRAGADGVLTYYALEMARKLGG
- the ldtR gene encoding transcriptional regulator LdtR, translated to MAIKSNAAEALTPERSEGLKPLYLEAVARVERLHRRLLDLIKDEFDRMGWDDINPVQALLMFNIGDAELTAGELRSRGYYLGSNVSYNLKKLVETGYIFQERSRTDRRSVRIKLTPKGEEVAEVIDELYDRHLKSIDKVGGLGDEEFDGLNKALARLERFWVDQILYKL
- a CDS encoding arginyltransferase, yielding MTDQTPETTQLFLTAALPCPYLPGKMERKLFTHLSGRRASMLHQLLSDNGFRRSQNLIYRPACEGCNSCQSVRIVAGEFAPNKRFRRVRRDNGDIGVTVQPTVATLEQYELFKRYLDARHAGGGMTQMSYQDYEYMVEDTPVQSILVEYRLQDLPDQPLVAVALTDVMPDGLSMVYSFYDPDLAHRSLGTFLILDHIEQVRSAALSYVYLGYWVKDSPKMAYKGDYRPLEVQRGSLGWTRLED